The Paraburkholderia sabiae genome includes a region encoding these proteins:
- a CDS encoding lactonase family protein, whose protein sequence is MKSKQKFTKHALRIVTAAVVGVTVTLAAHASTYVYVSNADSKDISVLALDQANGKLTSVETVSVDGTVMPMALSPDRHRLYAGLRSTPYRVVSFAINPLDGKLIELGRAPLADSMAYVSTDATGRYLFSASYGGNMLAVNAIGADGVAKDVQQTIKTGPMAHAIRTSADNRYAFASVLGSDAWLRLKFDPSTGHLTEDHDPAYKLPEKSGPRHFVFSHDQRFVYLIDELDGKLHVLSFNRASDTVTPIQTVSILPPAFSGDKPWGADVHLTPDGRFLYASERTSSTLAAYKIDAATGKLKRVGTFSTEKQPRGFNIDPTGHYLFAVGQLSPTLSVYRIDAKTGDLGEIGKYPVGKGANWVEVVSFDGSNQ, encoded by the coding sequence ATGAAAAGCAAACAGAAGTTCACGAAGCATGCTCTTCGGATCGTCACGGCGGCAGTGGTCGGCGTGACGGTCACGCTCGCGGCGCATGCGTCGACCTACGTGTATGTGTCGAATGCCGACAGCAAGGATATTTCCGTGCTGGCGCTCGATCAGGCGAACGGCAAGCTGACTTCCGTCGAAACCGTGTCCGTCGATGGCACGGTGATGCCGATGGCGTTGTCGCCGGACCGGCATCGTCTGTATGCGGGCTTGCGTTCCACGCCGTATCGCGTGGTGAGTTTCGCGATCAATCCGCTCGACGGCAAGTTGATCGAACTGGGCCGCGCGCCGCTCGCCGACAGCATGGCTTATGTATCGACGGACGCCACGGGGCGCTATCTGTTTTCGGCGTCCTACGGCGGCAACATGCTCGCGGTCAACGCGATCGGCGCCGATGGCGTTGCGAAGGACGTGCAGCAGACCATCAAGACGGGACCGATGGCTCACGCAATCCGCACGTCCGCCGACAACCGTTACGCGTTCGCATCGGTGCTCGGTTCGGACGCGTGGCTGCGCCTGAAATTCGATCCATCGACAGGGCATCTGACGGAAGACCACGATCCTGCGTACAAGCTGCCGGAAAAGTCGGGGCCGCGTCACTTCGTGTTTTCGCACGATCAACGCTTCGTGTATCTGATCGACGAACTCGACGGCAAGCTGCACGTGCTGTCGTTCAATCGCGCGTCGGATACGGTCACGCCGATCCAGACGGTCTCGATCCTGCCGCCCGCATTTTCAGGCGATAAACCGTGGGGCGCCGATGTCCACCTGACGCCCGACGGACGCTTCCTGTACGCGTCGGAGCGGACGTCGAGCACGCTCGCGGCGTACAAGATCGACGCGGCGACGGGCAAGTTGAAGCGCGTCGGCACGTTCTCTACGGAGAAGCAGCCGCGCGGTTTCAACATCGATCCGACGGGGCACTATCTGTTCGCCGTGGGACAGTTGTCGCCCACCTTGAGCGTGTATCGCATCGACGCGAAGACGGGCGACCTCGGCGAGATCGGCAAGTACCCGGTCGGCAAGGGTGCGAACTGGGTCGAGGTCGTGAGTTTCGACGGGTCGAATCAGTAA
- a CDS encoding GlxA family transcriptional regulator yields MSSSPEQRPESRIEAGVHDLRVTRYGFLLLDNFSLIALGTAVDPLRIANMLVERKVYDYQLIGTGDEYVCSSDGIRVMPDTSMADAGKFDAVFVVGPNPIPRKGIGAVLDWLRYHARSGTALGGLDTGSYFLARAGLLNGYRCTIHWEDQDVLLEQFPKLTVSNRLYEVDRDRYTCSGGVAPLDLMVHLLGMPPGSHSLAARVLELLVAERRSHEQRQVTSLRQYIGAEHAKLDEALQVMESNVEETLSVAEIATFLDVSQRQLERWFNERLGKTPAQAYLEIRLLRARQLLYRTAKPLEEVCARTGFTSLTHFSTRYKAQFHISPMADRRRYQKAL; encoded by the coding sequence ATGTCGTCATCACCTGAGCAACGTCCCGAGAGCCGTATCGAGGCGGGCGTGCACGATCTGCGCGTCACGCGCTACGGCTTCCTGCTGCTGGACAACTTTTCGCTGATCGCACTGGGCACGGCCGTGGACCCGTTGCGTATCGCGAACATGCTCGTCGAACGCAAGGTGTACGACTATCAGCTGATCGGAACCGGCGACGAGTACGTCTGTTCGAGCGACGGCATCCGCGTGATGCCCGACACGTCGATGGCCGATGCGGGGAAATTCGACGCCGTGTTCGTCGTCGGTCCGAATCCGATTCCGCGCAAAGGCATCGGCGCGGTGCTCGACTGGCTGCGTTATCACGCGCGCAGCGGAACGGCGCTCGGCGGCCTCGATACAGGCAGCTATTTTCTCGCGCGAGCGGGGCTGCTGAACGGCTATCGATGCACGATTCACTGGGAAGACCAGGACGTGCTGCTCGAACAGTTTCCGAAGCTCACCGTATCCAATCGTCTGTACGAGGTCGATCGCGACCGTTATACGTGCAGCGGCGGCGTCGCGCCACTCGATCTGATGGTGCATCTGCTCGGCATGCCGCCCGGCAGCCATTCGCTGGCGGCGCGCGTGCTCGAACTGCTGGTCGCCGAGCGGCGCAGTCACGAGCAGCGGCAGGTCACGTCGCTGCGGCAGTACATCGGCGCCGAGCACGCGAAACTCGACGAAGCCTTGCAGGTGATGGAAAGCAACGTGGAGGAAACGCTTTCAGTCGCGGAAATCGCGACGTTTCTCGACGTTTCGCAACGTCAGCTCGAACGCTGGTTCAACGAGCGGCTCGGCAAGACGCCAGCACAGGCGTACCTGGAAATTCGCCTGTTGCGCGCGCGGCAGTTGCTCTACCGGACGGCCAAGCCGCTCGAAGAGGTCTGCGCGCGCACCGGCTTCACGTCGCTGACGCACTTCTCGACGCGCTACAAGGCGCAGTTTCATATCTCCCCGATGGCCGATCGCCGACGCTATCAGAAGGCGCTCTAA
- a CDS encoding M24 family metallopeptidase, which yields MKLENLIRIENGEKAKHTFSDAEYANRQGKLRELMARENIDAVLFTSYHNINYYADFLYCSFGRKYGLVVTDKKVVSISANIDGGQPWRRTVGDYNVVYTDWQRDNFFRAVQGEIDNRGRVGVEFDQMPVEVLAKLKAALPSAEFVDISAQTMRMRMIKSAEEIELIKHGANVCDVGGAALAAAVHEGVPEHEVALASTQAMVREIARRFPDSELMDTWTWFQSGINTDGAHNPVTTRKVQKGDILSLNCFSMIAGYYTALERTMFFDHCPDEHLRLWKINVEVHEAGLKLIKPGARCGDIANELNKIYAEYGVLKYRTFGYGHSFGVLSHYYGREAGLELREDIDTVLEPNMVVSMEPMIMLPEGQPGAGGYREHDILVIGEKGATNITGFAYGPEHNIIAA from the coding sequence ATGAAACTGGAAAACCTGATCCGGATCGAGAACGGGGAGAAAGCGAAGCACACCTTCTCCGACGCCGAATATGCGAACCGTCAAGGCAAACTGCGTGAACTGATGGCGCGCGAAAATATCGACGCCGTGCTGTTCACGTCGTATCACAACATCAACTACTACGCGGACTTCCTCTACTGCTCGTTTGGCCGCAAATACGGGCTCGTCGTGACGGACAAGAAGGTCGTATCGATTTCGGCGAATATCGACGGCGGCCAGCCGTGGCGGCGCACGGTCGGCGACTACAACGTGGTCTATACCGACTGGCAGCGCGACAACTTTTTCCGCGCCGTGCAGGGCGAAATCGACAACCGTGGGCGCGTGGGCGTCGAATTCGATCAGATGCCCGTCGAAGTGCTGGCTAAACTGAAAGCGGCGCTGCCTTCCGCCGAATTCGTCGATATCAGCGCGCAGACCATGCGCATGCGGATGATCAAGTCGGCAGAAGAAATCGAACTGATCAAGCATGGCGCGAACGTCTGCGACGTGGGCGGTGCGGCGCTCGCGGCGGCCGTGCACGAAGGCGTGCCCGAGCACGAAGTGGCGCTCGCGTCGACGCAGGCGATGGTGCGCGAAATCGCGCGGCGTTTTCCCGATTCGGAACTGATGGACACGTGGACATGGTTCCAGTCGGGCATCAACACCGACGGCGCGCACAACCCCGTCACGACGCGCAAGGTGCAGAAGGGCGACATCCTGAGCCTGAACTGTTTCTCGATGATCGCCGGCTACTACACGGCGCTCGAACGCACGATGTTCTTCGATCATTGCCCGGACGAGCATCTGCGGCTCTGGAAGATCAACGTCGAAGTGCATGAAGCGGGTCTCAAGCTGATCAAGCCGGGCGCGCGCTGCGGCGACATCGCGAACGAACTCAACAAGATCTACGCCGAGTACGGTGTGTTGAAGTACCGCACGTTCGGCTACGGCCATTCGTTCGGCGTGCTGTCGCATTACTACGGCCGCGAAGCGGGGCTCGAGCTGCGCGAAGACATCGACACCGTGCTGGAGCCGAACATGGTCGTGTCGATGGAACCGATGATCATGCTGCCGGAAGGTCAGCCGGGCGCGGGCGGTTATCGCGAGCACGACATTCTCGTGATCGGCGAGAAGGGCGCGACGAACATCACCGGCTTCGCGTACGGGCCGGAGCACAACATCATCGCGGCCTGA
- the glyA gene encoding serine hydroxymethyltransferase, which yields MFSKEQTIAGFDPELSAAMQGERQRQEDHIELIASENYASPRVLEAQGSVLTNKYAEGYPGKRYYGGCEHVDVVESLAIERAKKLFNADYVNVQPHSGSQANAAVYLALLTPGDTILGMSLAHGGHLTHGAKVSFSGKVFNAVQYGVDASTGLIDYDEVERLALEHRPKMIVAGFSAYSRVLDFARFREIADRIDALLFVDMAHVAGLVAAGLYPNPVPFADVVTTTTHKTLRGPRGGLILARANEALEKKLNAMVFSGTQGGPLMHVIAAKAVAFKEALGAEFAAYQKQTLDNARAMVAVFIERGYKVVSGGTDDHLFLVDLIDKGITGKDADAALGRTHITVNKNAVPNDPQSPFVTSGIRIGTPAITTRGFGENEARLTASLVCDVLDSIGDENTEASVREQVAQLCARLPVYRGL from the coding sequence ATGTTTTCGAAAGAACAGACGATCGCGGGCTTCGATCCCGAACTGTCGGCCGCGATGCAGGGCGAGCGTCAACGACAGGAAGATCACATCGAACTGATCGCATCGGAAAACTATGCGAGCCCGCGCGTGCTGGAAGCGCAGGGTTCGGTGCTGACCAACAAGTACGCGGAAGGGTATCCGGGCAAGCGTTATTACGGCGGTTGCGAACATGTTGACGTGGTCGAGTCGCTGGCTATCGAACGTGCCAAGAAGCTGTTCAACGCCGACTATGTGAACGTTCAGCCGCATAGCGGATCGCAGGCGAACGCAGCCGTTTATCTCGCGCTGCTCACGCCCGGCGACACGATACTCGGCATGAGCCTCGCGCACGGCGGGCATCTGACGCACGGCGCGAAAGTGTCGTTTTCGGGCAAGGTATTCAACGCGGTGCAGTACGGCGTCGACGCGTCGACGGGCCTGATCGACTACGACGAAGTCGAGCGGCTGGCGCTCGAACATCGGCCGAAGATGATCGTCGCGGGCTTCTCCGCATATTCGCGCGTGCTCGATTTCGCGCGCTTTCGCGAGATCGCCGATCGTATCGACGCGCTTCTCTTCGTCGATATGGCGCACGTGGCGGGCCTCGTCGCCGCAGGCCTCTATCCGAACCCCGTGCCGTTCGCGGACGTCGTGACGACGACCACGCACAAGACGCTGCGCGGTCCGCGCGGCGGCCTGATTCTCGCGCGCGCCAACGAAGCGCTCGAAAAAAAGCTCAACGCGATGGTGTTCTCAGGCACGCAAGGCGGTCCGCTGATGCACGTGATCGCCGCGAAGGCGGTGGCGTTCAAGGAAGCGCTCGGCGCGGAGTTCGCCGCTTACCAGAAGCAGACACTCGACAATGCACGCGCGATGGTGGCGGTATTCATCGAACGAGGCTACAAGGTAGTGTCGGGCGGCACGGACGATCACCTGTTCCTCGTGGATCTCATCGACAAAGGGATCACGGGCAAGGACGCGGACGCGGCGCTCGGCCGGACGCATATCACGGTGAACAAGAACGCGGTGCCGAACGACCCGCAGTCGCCATTCGTGACGAGCGGCATTCGCATCGGCACGCCCGCGATCACGACGCGCGGATTCGGCGAGAACGAAGCGCGGCTGACGGCGTCGCTCGTGTGCGATGTGCTTGACAGCATCGGCGACGAGAACACGGAAGCTAGCGTGCGCGAGCAGGTCGCGCAACTGTGCGCGCGCTTGCCCGTTTATCGCGGACTGTGA
- a CDS encoding creatininase yields MKQNVVIGELAAPEYARRIGGGWPVLIPLGALEQHGPHMSMNPDVLLPTAIGIAVAQNIDALVAPAIAYGYKSQQKSGGGNHLCGTTSLDGHTLSSTIKDILKEFARHGARKICLINGHFENSMFAVEGIDLALRELKWEGVHDLQVVMLSYWDFVTEQTIARIYPDGFPGWAVEHGGVLETSLMLHLHPHLVDMSQVPTHAAATFPPYDVFPPIPEWTPASGCLSSAANASAEKGKLLFDVCVEGMSQALGEAWQARAKASRA; encoded by the coding sequence ATGAAGCAAAACGTAGTGATAGGAGAACTGGCGGCGCCCGAGTACGCGCGCCGTATCGGCGGCGGCTGGCCTGTGCTGATTCCGCTCGGCGCGCTGGAGCAGCACGGGCCGCATATGTCGATGAACCCCGACGTGCTGCTACCGACGGCCATCGGCATCGCGGTCGCGCAGAACATCGACGCGCTGGTCGCGCCCGCGATCGCCTACGGGTACAAGTCGCAGCAAAAGAGCGGCGGCGGCAATCATCTGTGCGGCACGACGAGTCTCGACGGTCATACGTTGTCATCGACCATCAAGGACATTCTCAAGGAATTCGCGCGGCACGGCGCACGCAAGATCTGCCTGATCAACGGTCACTTCGAGAATTCGATGTTTGCCGTCGAGGGCATCGATCTCGCGTTGCGCGAACTGAAATGGGAAGGCGTGCACGACTTGCAGGTCGTGATGCTGTCGTATTGGGACTTCGTCACCGAGCAGACGATTGCGCGCATCTATCCCGATGGATTTCCAGGCTGGGCCGTCGAGCATGGCGGCGTGCTGGAGACCTCGCTGATGCTGCATCTGCATCCGCATCTCGTGGACATGTCGCAAGTGCCCACGCACGCGGCCGCGACGTTCCCGCCGTACGACGTATTCCCGCCGATTCCCGAGTGGACGCCCGCATCGGGATGTCTGTCGTCGGCCGCGAATGCGTCTGCGGAGAAGGGGAAATTGCTGTTCGATGTCTGCGTCGAAGGTATGTCGCAGGCACTGGGCGAAGCCTGGCAAGCGCGTGCGAAAGCATCGCGGGCCTGA
- a CDS encoding purine-cytosine permease family protein, with protein sequence MSAHQSSHPQHEVDADKAWSIEQHAIDPIPREDRHGTPAELFKMWIGANTNYVVVVTGALALSQGLSLWQALLAILVGNAFGCFVLGLTTIMGPKTGTSGIMTSRSSFGQLGSFLPKAVSLISALSWFSINSVVATQALETLLKMGGFHSHAVVWVSLAIILAAEIVLAIFGHATIIAAEKWIAVILAVLFAGLAAFVLPHTSLAIASQVNHGGGSFSTWLIAMGIVFSYPIGWANFASDYSRYFPAETSWKKIVLAAGGGQFVALMFCEVIGVLFATALGGSLGEDPVSQLGRFLPTWFIVPLLFAIILGGIAANVPNGYTAGLGLLALRIPINRVTSLAIIALFTLSFRVVTVFYGQFFDMYQVFLNYMVFWTAPWAAIVVVDYFMRGGHYRADDWTKWGSGAYWYTNGIFWPGMIAWMLGIVASIVFSNSPTYASPLMRDYLGWGDLSFEFSLLTGGIAYFLLARKHPLFITTSASDRLRGDVHSTSI encoded by the coding sequence ATGAGCGCGCACCAGAGCAGTCACCCGCAGCATGAAGTGGACGCCGACAAGGCGTGGAGCATCGAGCAGCACGCAATCGATCCGATCCCTCGCGAAGACCGGCACGGCACGCCCGCCGAACTCTTCAAGATGTGGATCGGTGCAAACACGAACTACGTGGTGGTGGTCACGGGCGCGCTGGCGCTGTCTCAAGGGCTGTCGTTGTGGCAGGCGTTGCTCGCGATTCTGGTGGGCAATGCATTCGGCTGCTTCGTGCTCGGACTCACGACCATCATGGGGCCGAAAACGGGCACGTCGGGGATCATGACGTCGCGAAGCTCGTTCGGACAACTCGGCTCGTTTCTGCCGAAAGCCGTCAGCCTGATTTCCGCGTTGAGCTGGTTCTCGATCAACTCCGTCGTCGCCACGCAAGCACTCGAAACACTGCTGAAAATGGGCGGTTTTCATAGCCATGCGGTGGTGTGGGTATCGCTCGCGATCATTCTCGCTGCGGAAATCGTGCTCGCGATCTTCGGTCACGCGACCATCATCGCCGCCGAAAAATGGATCGCGGTGATACTCGCGGTGCTGTTCGCGGGGCTTGCCGCGTTCGTGTTGCCGCATACGAGCCTCGCGATCGCATCGCAGGTCAATCATGGCGGCGGCTCGTTCAGCACGTGGCTGATCGCAATGGGGATCGTGTTTTCTTACCCGATCGGCTGGGCCAATTTCGCCTCTGACTACAGCCGCTATTTCCCCGCTGAAACGAGCTGGAAAAAGATCGTGCTGGCGGCAGGCGGCGGACAGTTCGTCGCGCTGATGTTCTGCGAAGTGATCGGGGTGCTGTTCGCGACGGCGCTTGGCGGCTCGCTTGGCGAAGATCCCGTGAGCCAGTTGGGCCGCTTTCTGCCGACGTGGTTCATCGTGCCGCTGCTGTTCGCGATCATTCTGGGCGGCATCGCGGCGAACGTGCCGAACGGTTATACGGCGGGTCTCGGTCTGCTCGCGCTGCGCATTCCGATCAACCGCGTGACGTCGCTGGCGATCATCGCGCTGTTCACGTTGTCGTTCCGCGTGGTGACCGTGTTCTATGGCCAGTTCTTCGACATGTATCAGGTCTTTCTCAACTACATGGTCTTCTGGACTGCGCCGTGGGCTGCGATCGTCGTCGTCGACTACTTCATGCGCGGCGGCCACTATCGTGCGGACGACTGGACGAAGTGGGGCAGCGGCGCGTACTGGTACACGAACGGAATCTTCTGGCCGGGCATGATCGCGTGGATGCTGGGCATCGTTGCATCGATCGTGTTCTCGAACTCGCCAACCTATGCAAGCCCGCTGATGCGCGACTATCTCGGCTGGGGCGATCTGAGCTTCGAGTTCTCGTTGCTGACGGGCGGTATCGCGTACTTCCTGCTGGCGCGCAAACATCCGCTGTTTATCACGACATCGGCTAGCGATCGCCTGCGCGGCGACGTTCACTCCACGTCGATCTGA
- a CDS encoding MFS transporter, whose amino-acid sequence MNTRRAVHGESSTRGIASTGTLTGDTAADAAVDPKLLKRAACASFIGNFVEWFDYASYGYLATIIAVVFFPKTDGSTGLLAAYGVFAISFIVRPIGGIVWGHFGDKIGRRASLSLSILIMSASTFVIALLPTYAQVGVLAPVLLLLVRVVQGFSASGEYAGASAFLAEYAPSNRRGFYTSIVPASTAAGLLFGSILIAIMHAVLSSEQLHAFGWRLPFLLAAPFGLIGRYIRVKLEDTPRFKALEQQSHVARAPIAELLGKHRMKMVIAFGVTCLNAVAFYLVLSYMPTYLSTELGMDETASFIAATISLTAYIGLIFLMGALSDRLGRKSMLIGASILFAVLTVPLFKGLAGAGFMTIVAIQIAFGALLTMNDGTLPCFLSEIFPTRVRYSGFAFCFNAANALFGGTAPLVATWLIGATGSKLAPAWYLVGASVVALIAMSASRETSRAPLADE is encoded by the coding sequence ATGAATACGAGAAGAGCAGTACATGGAGAGTCCTCCACGCGTGGCATCGCATCAACGGGCACGCTTACGGGTGACACTGCAGCGGACGCCGCCGTCGATCCGAAACTGCTTAAGCGTGCGGCCTGCGCGAGCTTTATCGGCAACTTCGTCGAGTGGTTCGATTACGCGTCGTACGGCTATCTTGCGACGATCATCGCCGTCGTGTTCTTCCCGAAGACGGACGGCAGCACGGGGCTGCTCGCGGCCTATGGCGTGTTCGCCATTTCGTTCATCGTGCGGCCGATTGGCGGCATCGTGTGGGGACATTTCGGCGACAAGATCGGGCGGCGCGCTTCGCTGTCACTGTCGATTCTGATCATGTCGGCATCGACGTTCGTGATTGCGCTGTTGCCGACCTACGCGCAAGTGGGCGTGCTCGCGCCCGTGCTTTTGCTACTCGTGCGCGTGGTCCAGGGCTTTTCCGCTTCCGGCGAATATGCTGGCGCGTCGGCGTTTCTCGCCGAGTATGCGCCGTCGAACCGGCGCGGCTTCTATACGAGCATCGTGCCCGCCAGCACCGCGGCGGGCCTGCTGTTCGGCTCGATTCTGATCGCGATCATGCATGCCGTGCTGAGCAGCGAGCAACTGCATGCGTTCGGCTGGCGTCTGCCGTTTCTGCTCGCCGCGCCGTTCGGTCTGATCGGCCGCTACATTCGCGTGAAGCTCGAAGACACGCCGCGTTTCAAGGCGCTCGAACAACAGAGCCACGTGGCGCGCGCACCGATCGCAGAACTGCTCGGCAAGCATCGGATGAAGATGGTGATCGCGTTCGGCGTGACCTGCCTGAATGCCGTCGCGTTCTATCTGGTGCTGAGCTACATGCCGACCTATCTGTCGACGGAACTCGGGATGGACGAGACAGCGTCGTTCATCGCAGCGACGATTTCGCTGACGGCGTATATCGGGCTGATCTTCCTGATGGGCGCGTTGTCCGATCGGCTCGGACGCAAGTCGATGCTGATCGGCGCGTCGATCCTCTTTGCGGTGCTGACGGTGCCGCTCTTCAAGGGGCTGGCGGGCGCAGGCTTCATGACGATCGTCGCGATCCAGATTGCGTTCGGTGCGTTGCTGACGATGAACGACGGCACGCTGCCTTGCTTCCTGTCGGAGATCTTCCCGACGCGTGTGCGTTACAGTGGGTTCGCGTTCTGCTTCAATGCGGCCAACGCGCTGTTCGGCGGCACGGCGCCGCTGGTCGCGACGTGGCTGATCGGCGCGACGGGCAGCAAGCTCGCGCCCGCGTGGTATCTGGTGGGCGCGTCCGTCGTCGCGTTGATTGCGATGAGCGCGAGCCGCGAGACGTCGCGTGCACCTCTGGCCGACGAGTAA
- a CDS encoding GlxA family transcriptional regulator has protein sequence MRIVTDQFGSGVRAVGTSRKPVVVAGKTRPVTFGIVLLPNFTLTAFSGFVDLLRLASDEGDFSKPVRCAWTVVGETLTPVRASCGIQIQPWQTFDDAGSFDYVVVIGGLLHSGPGASDATLQFVRRAAAGSSTLVGICTGVFALSRAGVMDGHRVCVSWFHYWDYLARFPDADETLLVADRLFVIDRRRISCSGGRASIDVAAAILQRHVDAATVQKALRILLVEDAQRASAPQPHPPGTKPVTHPRVKRVVHLMEQHIGQPLSLDELAARVDMSVRHLQRLFKTQTGESPLAYARRMRLRTAAWLLTDSDRTVAEIAAICGFADASHMGREFRKEFGVAPNAYRADRLRESVGVASELPPGFANYAMGAAPLHAGFSKP, from the coding sequence ATGCGCATCGTGACGGATCAATTCGGCTCGGGCGTGCGCGCTGTCGGCACGTCGAGAAAGCCTGTCGTCGTCGCCGGGAAAACGCGGCCCGTGACGTTTGGCATCGTCCTGCTGCCGAATTTCACGCTGACGGCGTTTTCCGGTTTCGTCGATCTGTTGCGCCTCGCAAGCGACGAAGGCGATTTCAGCAAGCCGGTGCGGTGCGCATGGACGGTTGTCGGCGAAACGCTGACGCCCGTCAGAGCGAGTTGCGGCATCCAGATCCAGCCGTGGCAAACCTTCGACGACGCCGGCTCATTCGATTACGTCGTCGTGATCGGCGGACTGCTGCATTCCGGGCCTGGTGCGAGCGACGCGACGCTTCAATTCGTGCGCCGCGCCGCCGCTGGCTCGTCGACGCTGGTCGGCATTTGCACCGGCGTGTTCGCGCTTTCACGCGCGGGCGTGATGGACGGGCATCGCGTGTGTGTCAGCTGGTTTCACTACTGGGACTACCTCGCGCGCTTTCCCGATGCAGACGAGACGCTGCTCGTCGCGGACCGTCTGTTCGTGATCGATCGACGGCGCATTTCGTGTTCGGGCGGGCGCGCATCGATCGATGTGGCCGCCGCGATTCTGCAGCGGCATGTCGATGCCGCGACCGTGCAAAAGGCGCTGCGCATTCTTCTCGTCGAAGATGCGCAGCGGGCGAGCGCGCCGCAACCGCATCCGCCCGGCACGAAACCGGTGACGCATCCGCGCGTGAAGCGTGTGGTGCATCTGATGGAGCAGCACATCGGGCAGCCGTTGAGTCTCGATGAACTGGCCGCACGCGTCGACATGTCGGTGCGTCATTTGCAGCGCCTCTTCAAGACGCAAACGGGCGAGTCGCCGCTCGCGTACGCGAGACGCATGCGGCTGCGGACGGCCGCATGGCTGCTGACGGATTCGGATCGTACCGTGGCGGAGATCGCGGCGATCTGCGGCTTCGCGGACGCCTCGCATATGGGGCGAGAATTTCGTAAGGAATTCGGCGTCGCACCCAATGCATATCGCGCGGATCGCCTTCGTGAATCCGTCGGGGTGGCAAGCGAATTGCCGCCGGGCTTCGCGAACTACGCAATGGGCGCGGCCCCTTTGCACGCCGGTTTCAGCAAGCCCTGA
- a CDS encoding gallate dioxygenase — MARIIGGIAASHTPTIGFAFDKNKRDDPVWAPIFENFAPLADWLAEKRPDVLLLIYNDHVTSFFFDHYSAFALGVGQEWNVADEGGGPRDLPSIQGHPEFAAHVGKSLMTDEFDMSFFQNKPLDHGCFSPLSMLCPHKPEWPVKLVPLQMGVLQLPVPSARRFYKLGQALRRAVESYPEDLDVAIVATGGLSHQVHGERSGFNNTPWDHRFLDLLEQDPEQLAGMTLAEYAELGGYEGAEVIMWLTMRGALPANVVCKHRSYYLPSMAGIATAIYEGQGADTRPAVVERHRERMAVELTNVEKLEGTYPFSIETAVKAYRINDYLHRMVEPAHREAFIADPEASFEAAGLSEQERDLIRRRDWRGLLHYGVIFFMLEKLGAVTGVSNLHIYAAMRGQTLEEFQKTRNAPGALYSVAGKTAAKAAWEDAEKAKDINKG; from the coding sequence ATGGCACGGATCATCGGAGGCATTGCGGCCTCACACACGCCCACCATCGGGTTTGCCTTCGACAAGAACAAGCGGGACGACCCCGTGTGGGCGCCCATCTTCGAGAACTTCGCGCCGCTCGCGGACTGGCTCGCGGAGAAGCGTCCCGATGTTCTGCTGCTGATCTACAACGATCACGTGACGTCGTTCTTCTTCGACCATTACTCCGCGTTCGCACTCGGCGTCGGTCAGGAATGGAACGTGGCCGACGAAGGCGGCGGACCGCGCGATCTGCCGTCGATTCAAGGCCACCCCGAATTCGCCGCGCACGTCGGCAAGTCGCTGATGACGGACGAATTCGACATGTCGTTCTTTCAGAACAAGCCGCTCGATCACGGCTGCTTCTCGCCGCTGTCGATGCTGTGTCCGCACAAGCCCGAATGGCCCGTGAAGCTCGTGCCGCTGCAAATGGGCGTGCTGCAATTGCCCGTGCCGAGCGCGCGCCGTTTCTACAAGCTCGGCCAGGCGCTGCGACGTGCAGTCGAGAGCTACCCGGAAGATCTCGACGTCGCGATCGTTGCGACGGGCGGTCTGTCGCATCAGGTGCACGGCGAGCGCTCGGGCTTCAACAACACGCCGTGGGATCACCGTTTTCTCGATCTGCTCGAACAGGATCCCGAACAGCTCGCAGGCATGACGCTCGCCGAGTATGCGGAACTCGGCGGCTACGAAGGCGCGGAAGTGATCATGTGGCTGACGATGCGCGGCGCGCTGCCCGCAAATGTGGTCTGCAAGCACCGCAGCTACTACCTGCCGTCGATGGCGGGCATCGCGACGGCGATCTACGAAGGTCAGGGCGCCGACACGCGGCCCGCTGTCGTCGAACGTCATCGCGAACGCATGGCCGTCGAACTGACGAACGTCGAGAAGCTGGAGGGCACGTATCCGTTCAGTATCGAAACGGCGGTGAAGGCGTATCGCATCAACGACTATCTGCACCGGATGGTCGAGCCCGCGCATCGCGAAGCGTTCATCGCCGATCCCGAAGCGAGCTTCGAGGCAGCAGGTTTGAGCGAACAGGAGCGCGATCTCATCCGCCGACGCGACTGGCGCGGCCTGCTTCACTACGGCGTGATCTTTTTCATGCTCGAAAAGCTCGGCGCGGTGACGGGCGTATCGAACCTGCACATCTACGCAGCGATGCGCGGCCAGACGCTCGAAGAGTTTCAGAAGACCCGCAACGCGCCCGGCGCGCTCTATTCGGTAGCGGGAAAAACCGCTGCAAAAGCCGCGTGGGAAGACGCGGAAAAAGCCAAGGACATCAACAAGGGCTGA